A single genomic interval of Alteromonas sp. CI.11.F.A3 harbors:
- a CDS encoding DUF4381 domain-containing protein, which translates to MQTAQGMPQTDPLAQLKDIHVPNNVDVWPLDWGWWCLIALFLAGAISLIAYLVKKHKFNKPRRDALKLLGSISSADENWPMQINNVLKRTAVTYFKPQEVAGLYGNSWHEFLLKTLPDRHKNTMSDSLSTLHSQQYAPKCDNKHFDECSKAANAWVKHFKVTSPSKSKRKQASQKPSPLDQQKSQEATHA; encoded by the coding sequence ATGCAAACAGCCCAAGGTATGCCGCAAACCGATCCTCTTGCACAGCTTAAAGATATACATGTTCCAAACAATGTAGACGTTTGGCCTCTGGACTGGGGCTGGTGGTGCTTAATTGCGTTATTCTTAGCTGGTGCGATAAGCCTCATTGCCTATCTTGTCAAAAAGCATAAATTCAATAAGCCCCGTCGCGATGCACTAAAACTGCTCGGAAGTATCTCATCGGCAGATGAAAACTGGCCTATGCAAATCAACAACGTACTAAAACGTACCGCCGTGACCTATTTCAAACCACAAGAAGTAGCAGGGCTTTACGGAAACAGTTGGCATGAGTTTCTATTGAAAACGCTGCCAGACAGACACAAAAATACTATGAGCGATTCATTATCAACACTGCATTCGCAGCAGTACGCGCCCAAATGCGATAACAAACATTTTGATGAATGCAGTAAAGCAGCCAACGCGTGGGTGAAGCACTTTAAAGTGACCTCCCCTTCGAAAAGTAAGAGAAAGCAGGCTTCACAAAAACCTTCACCGCTTGATCAGCAAAAAAGTCAGGAGGCAACCCATGCTTGA
- a CDS encoding DUF58 domain-containing protein gives MSDVHSQLALLQTNGVNLSTAELLRYQQLAKLFSLAPKRSPQARLAGSYLTKHKGRGMEFDEARHYQPGDDIRAIDWRVTARTGKTHTKIYREERERPVFLFCDFSPSMMFGTRLLTKSMQVAHICSLISWSAAAHGDKVGALLFNQKQHKEVKPLARKRAVLHICHELMDLHATSHEQLASTEADTQAFADACARLRRLARPGSLVYLLSDFQHLGSAAQQHLSQLSRHCEVRAIIVDDPIEHTLPQTRSIQRVSVSDGINQQRWLLGDRKEEDTYQRWREQQNSAMEQSLKQANISRYHISAGLPLDTQIQGMQQERF, from the coding sequence ATGAGTGATGTTCATTCGCAGTTAGCGTTACTGCAAACCAACGGTGTTAATTTGTCTACTGCTGAACTATTGCGTTATCAGCAGTTAGCGAAGCTATTTAGCCTTGCGCCTAAGCGTTCTCCTCAAGCCCGTCTTGCCGGTAGCTATTTGACCAAGCATAAAGGTCGAGGCATGGAGTTTGACGAAGCTAGGCACTACCAACCAGGCGACGACATTCGAGCAATCGATTGGCGCGTTACCGCCCGTACCGGTAAAACCCACACTAAAATATATCGTGAAGAGCGAGAACGCCCCGTATTTTTGTTTTGCGACTTTTCGCCATCAATGATGTTCGGAACACGGTTACTGACTAAATCTATGCAGGTTGCTCACATCTGTTCACTGATAAGTTGGTCTGCAGCAGCCCATGGCGATAAAGTAGGCGCGTTGCTGTTTAACCAAAAACAGCACAAAGAAGTGAAACCCCTTGCTCGTAAGCGGGCTGTTTTGCACATTTGTCACGAGTTGATGGATTTGCATGCCACCAGCCATGAGCAACTGGCGAGCACTGAGGCCGATACTCAAGCTTTTGCAGACGCATGTGCTCGACTTCGTCGTTTAGCTCGCCCAGGTAGCCTCGTGTATCTACTTTCTGATTTTCAGCATTTAGGTAGTGCAGCCCAGCAACACTTAAGTCAGCTTTCACGCCATTGTGAAGTGAGAGCAATTATAGTTGACGATCCTATTGAACATACCTTGCCCCAAACACGCTCCATTCAACGGGTAAGTGTTTCTGATGGCATTAATCAACAACGATGGTTATTAGGCGATAGAAAAGAAGAAGACACCTATCAACGTTGGCGTGAACAACAAAACAGTGCAATGGAACAATCACTTAAACAAGCAAATATTTCTCGCTACCACATTTCTGCGGGACTGCCTCTTGATACCCAAATTCAAGGCATGCAACAGGAGCGCTTTTGA
- a CDS encoding BatD family protein: protein MKAILFTTTLFLLLRSMVVLADVTSVEATIDKNPVMLDEAIRLTVVANGGADRESFDSSILLKDFVVGRTSVSSQTSIVNFDTKKTTTWTTTLFPRKEGTFTIPAISIEGKQSAPMSVNVIPVQQSENVARDYFVTTDIDLKEAYLNQQLFYTIKLHLATNIERGSLQSPTMQNAEIKQLGDDKQYTDIVNGRRYQIIERQFAIVPQASGEFTIKGPVFTAEVAAANTNQRFGLFNRTQQVNRVGPDITVNIKPIPAGIDYPWLPSEMARVDEEWPQGDAFVVGEPITRVVTLTALGVVEEQLPEIPEFYPPHFKLYPDQSSTTTVEKDSTLIAQRKSSLAVIPTQAGSFVLPEVTIPWFNTLTEQTEYATIPARTVTVQPATAATSPTQPVFDNQGANSATSVLANQPGQNENGSELNSEPKSGLANSSEAQAPHYLTWLFAGLWALTVIGWVVTYLIQRKQKPNYTATSANTVLVANSGDETAAFKSLMASVKASNTAAIAPALQTWLKCLYPHHKGFINPSDHDATSEIQLHLNALQQTRFSQSKSDWKSESMQSAIKNARDAWLKNKKSGKNTLTNLYPST from the coding sequence ATGAAAGCAATTTTATTCACTACAACCCTTTTCTTACTTTTACGCAGCATGGTTGTGCTGGCAGATGTGACTTCAGTTGAAGCCACCATAGATAAAAATCCGGTCATGCTTGATGAGGCTATTCGGTTAACCGTTGTGGCTAATGGTGGCGCAGACCGTGAGTCTTTTGATAGTTCAATATTACTAAAAGACTTCGTTGTTGGCAGAACGTCGGTGAGCAGTCAAACATCTATTGTGAACTTCGATACCAAGAAAACCACCACCTGGACTACCACCTTGTTTCCGCGTAAAGAAGGTACCTTCACCATTCCTGCTATTAGCATAGAAGGTAAGCAATCTGCGCCAATGTCGGTGAATGTTATTCCCGTTCAACAATCTGAGAACGTCGCCCGCGATTACTTCGTGACTACTGATATTGATTTAAAAGAAGCTTACTTAAACCAACAACTTTTTTACACCATAAAGCTGCATCTTGCGACGAATATCGAGCGCGGCAGCTTGCAATCGCCCACCATGCAAAATGCAGAAATAAAGCAGTTAGGTGACGATAAGCAATATACCGATATTGTAAATGGTCGACGTTACCAAATTATTGAACGCCAATTTGCCATTGTGCCTCAAGCGTCTGGCGAATTTACCATTAAAGGCCCGGTTTTTACTGCCGAAGTTGCTGCTGCAAATACCAACCAGCGTTTCGGGTTATTTAATAGAACTCAGCAAGTTAATCGTGTTGGGCCCGATATTACGGTAAATATTAAACCCATCCCTGCTGGTATTGACTACCCATGGTTACCCTCTGAAATGGCGCGGGTTGATGAAGAATGGCCTCAAGGTGACGCCTTTGTAGTTGGAGAGCCGATCACTCGCGTGGTAACGCTAACCGCACTAGGTGTAGTGGAAGAACAGTTACCAGAAATACCAGAGTTCTATCCTCCTCACTTTAAGTTGTATCCAGATCAATCCTCTACCACCACGGTAGAAAAAGACAGCACCTTGATTGCACAGCGTAAGAGTTCTCTTGCGGTAATTCCAACCCAAGCAGGCAGCTTTGTATTACCGGAAGTGACTATCCCTTGGTTTAATACCTTAACCGAGCAGACAGAGTATGCGACTATCCCAGCCCGCACGGTCACTGTTCAACCAGCTACAGCTGCCACGTCGCCCACTCAGCCAGTTTTCGACAATCAAGGGGCTAATAGCGCGACTTCAGTGCTTGCTAATCAACCCGGCCAAAATGAAAATGGTAGCGAGCTAAATAGTGAACCAAAAAGTGGATTAGCTAATAGCAGTGAAGCACAAGCTCCCCATTACTTAACTTGGCTATTTGCAGGGCTTTGGGCCCTCACGGTAATCGGTTGGGTAGTGACTTATCTAATCCAAAGAAAGCAAAAACCAAATTATACGGCGACTTCCGCCAATACTGTTTTAGTAGCGAATTCGGGTGATGAAACGGCGGCCTTTAAATCATTAATGGCGTCAGTAAAAGCGAGTAATACAGCGGCAATTGCTCCAGCATTACAAACTTGGTTGAAGTGTTTATATCCCCACCACAAAGGGTTTATAAATCCGTCTGACCACGACGCAACTAGCGAGATCCAGCTTCATTTGAATGCATTGCAGCAAACACGGTTTAGCCAGTCAAAAAGTGATTGGAAATCTGAATCAATGCAAAGCGCGATTAAAAACGCCAGAGATGCTTGGTTAAAAAACAAGAAGTCTGGTAAAAATACATTAACTAATTTGTACCCCTCTACCTAG
- a CDS encoding sigma-70 family RNA polymerase sigma factor: MFARNRSGSSRVLSNMKAKHKRYEALVNAFHADIFRYAYWLVKDRSVAEDIVQETFLRAWRSLDSLNDEKAAKSWLITILRRENARRFERKQFDTVDIDDVSVHDETQDAEGDVQDRELHRLLGGLSDEYREPLVLQLIFGFSGDEISQQLNLNKNTVMTRLFRARNQLREALERQNEQRGQANG, translated from the coding sequence ATGTTTGCACGAAATAGATCTGGAAGCAGTCGGGTCTTATCCAACATGAAAGCAAAACACAAACGATACGAAGCGCTCGTCAATGCGTTTCATGCAGATATATTTCGCTATGCATACTGGCTGGTTAAAGACCGCTCGGTTGCGGAAGATATTGTGCAAGAAACCTTTTTAAGAGCATGGCGCTCACTCGACTCACTCAACGATGAGAAGGCGGCCAAGTCATGGTTAATTACCATATTGCGCCGTGAAAATGCTCGTCGTTTCGAACGTAAGCAATTCGATACTGTCGATATTGATGATGTGTCGGTGCATGATGAAACCCAAGATGCAGAAGGCGATGTGCAGGACAGAGAACTGCATCGTCTGTTAGGTGGGCTAAGCGACGAATACCGAGAGCCCCTTGTTTTACAACTTATATTTGGGTTTAGCGGTGATGAAATATCACAGCAACTGAATTTGAATAAAAATACCGTAATGACACGATTATTCCGAGCTAGAAACCAATTGAGAGAGGCGTTAGAAAGGCAAAATGAACAGAGAGGTCAGGCAAATGGATGA
- a CDS encoding AAA family ATPase, with protein MAAEQFQQLQKYLDQQIIGQSALTKSLLIALLADGHLLVEGPPGLAKTRAINALANGIDGDFHRVQFTPDLLPADLTGTDIYRPETGEFVFQKGPLFHNLVLADEINRAPAKVQSALLEAMAERQITVGSKTYPLPPLFLVMATQNPLEQEGTYPLPEAQLDRFLMHVDIDYPDAETELEILRLTRGEALSVPPVTPPKLTQQDIFSSRKEALALHMAPELEQYLVQLVMATRQPAKFDANLAEWIAMGTSPRATISLDRCARAHAWLSGRDFVGPDDIQAVVHNVLRHRIILSYHAEAQGITMNDVLNQIVATVAVP; from the coding sequence ATGGCAGCGGAACAATTTCAGCAACTGCAGAAGTATTTAGATCAGCAAATTATTGGTCAAAGTGCACTTACGAAAAGCCTTCTTATTGCGCTTTTAGCCGATGGTCACCTATTAGTAGAAGGGCCTCCAGGTTTAGCTAAAACACGAGCAATCAACGCGCTTGCCAATGGTATCGACGGCGACTTTCATCGCGTTCAATTTACCCCAGATTTATTACCTGCTGATTTAACCGGCACGGATATCTACCGCCCTGAAACGGGTGAATTTGTTTTTCAAAAAGGCCCACTATTTCATAACTTAGTTCTGGCCGATGAAATTAACCGTGCACCTGCTAAAGTTCAATCAGCGCTGTTAGAAGCCATGGCTGAGCGCCAAATAACGGTTGGTAGTAAGACCTACCCGCTTCCACCATTGTTCTTGGTTATGGCTACACAGAATCCGCTTGAACAAGAAGGCACGTACCCATTACCAGAAGCACAGCTCGATCGCTTCTTAATGCACGTTGATATTGATTACCCAGACGCAGAAACAGAGTTAGAAATTTTGCGATTAACCCGTGGTGAAGCACTATCAGTACCGCCAGTAACACCGCCTAAATTAACTCAGCAAGATATATTCTCTTCACGTAAAGAAGCGCTCGCGCTTCATATGGCGCCTGAGCTTGAGCAATATTTGGTGCAATTGGTTATGGCCACCAGACAACCCGCTAAGTTTGACGCCAACCTTGCTGAGTGGATCGCCATGGGTACTAGCCCTCGCGCTACCATCAGCTTAGACCGTTGCGCACGTGCACACGCTTGGTTAAGTGGACGAGATTTTGTTGGCCCTGATGATATTCAAGCGGTTGTACATAACGTACTTCGTCATCGTATTATTTTGTCTTATCACGCAGAAGCGCAAGGCATTACCATGAACGATGTACTGAACCAGATTGTTGCTACTGTTGCTGTTCCATAA
- a CDS encoding VWA domain-containing protein produces the protein MLDFAWWWALFLLPLPLLVRYLMPAKPQHVMAALQVPALRPGIQDTPSPLKSSKIPVLIASLIWLCVVIAAARPQWLGEPISIPSEGREMMLAVDLSGSMKIDDMELNGRQVNRLTMTKSVLYDFIQRRVGDRLGLILFADTAYLQAPLTYDRDTVSTLLSESVIGLVGEQTAIGDAIGLAVKRFDAKDESNNVLILLTDGQNTAGFITPEQAKELAVNKKVKVYTIGVGADKMLIQSFFGSRQVNPSQELDEDMLSDLATSTGGQYFRARDVKELEAIYAKLDALEPIQGEARKMRPLTALFYFPLAVAFALSALWALIMIGSTLFKSLSRSHVPLSDKKESV, from the coding sequence ATGCTTGATTTCGCATGGTGGTGGGCTTTGTTCCTACTCCCCCTCCCTCTACTTGTTCGATACTTAATGCCAGCGAAGCCGCAACATGTGATGGCTGCCTTACAGGTGCCTGCGTTAAGACCGGGTATTCAAGACACTCCCTCACCGCTTAAAAGCAGCAAAATTCCGGTCCTAATTGCATCGCTAATTTGGCTCTGCGTGGTTATTGCAGCAGCCCGGCCTCAGTGGCTAGGTGAGCCAATCAGCATTCCAAGTGAAGGCCGAGAGATGATGTTGGCGGTAGATTTATCCGGCAGTATGAAAATTGACGACATGGAATTAAATGGCAGACAAGTGAATCGACTGACCATGACAAAGTCTGTGCTGTACGATTTTATCCAGCGCCGCGTGGGTGACCGTTTAGGCTTAATATTGTTTGCCGATACCGCTTATCTTCAAGCACCACTCACCTATGACAGAGATACGGTTTCTACTTTACTAAGCGAATCTGTGATTGGTTTGGTGGGAGAACAAACTGCAATTGGTGATGCCATTGGCTTAGCGGTTAAACGGTTTGATGCAAAAGATGAATCAAACAACGTGCTCATTTTGCTTACCGATGGACAAAATACCGCAGGTTTCATTACCCCTGAGCAAGCAAAAGAGTTGGCAGTAAATAAAAAAGTGAAGGTTTACACTATTGGCGTAGGCGCAGATAAAATGCTTATTCAGAGTTTCTTTGGTAGTCGACAGGTGAATCCTTCTCAAGAGCTAGACGAAGACATGCTAAGTGACCTTGCTACTTCTACCGGTGGACAATACTTCCGCGCTAGAGATGTAAAAGAGCTAGAAGCCATTTACGCAAAGTTAGACGCACTAGAACCTATACAAGGTGAAGCGAGAAAAATGCGGCCGCTAACAGCCCTCTTCTACTTTCCATTGGCGGTAGCCTTTGCTTTATCTGCCTTATGGGCATTGATAATGATTGGAAGTACATTGTTTAAATCACTGTCACGGTCTCACGTTCCATTGAGCGACAAAAAGGAAAGTGTGTAA
- a CDS encoding DUF3379 family protein: protein MNREVRQMDELEFRRRIYADPETTDSDVIAAAKADESKRKFWNEQKQFDKQLKQAVKVDVPEDLKHKLIWQQSANEFASYQKRSRWYVAMAASIAFTVGIGFTMWYHQPVSIGGQALAHMQYAETERAHTLLPVDLDQVNAKLASFGGTFTDMIGDVEVVNYCHLSTVRSLHLIVDTPQGKMSVFIVPERSDVRVPAEFEDKQYHGESIKMHHANIMVVGNKGADLTEMKKAVTNRIHFSA from the coding sequence ATGAACAGAGAGGTCAGGCAAATGGATGAATTAGAATTTAGGCGTCGAATTTACGCCGATCCAGAAACCACTGACAGTGATGTTATCGCCGCAGCGAAAGCTGATGAAAGCAAACGCAAGTTCTGGAACGAACAAAAGCAATTCGATAAGCAGTTAAAACAAGCTGTAAAAGTAGATGTGCCTGAAGATTTAAAGCACAAGCTTATTTGGCAGCAATCTGCGAATGAATTTGCAAGCTACCAGAAGCGAAGTCGCTGGTATGTGGCTATGGCCGCAAGTATTGCCTTTACCGTGGGAATAGGTTTTACCATGTGGTATCACCAACCTGTCAGTATTGGCGGGCAAGCACTTGCGCACATGCAATACGCAGAGACTGAGCGAGCGCATACATTACTGCCTGTAGATTTAGATCAAGTTAATGCAAAACTAGCCAGCTTTGGTGGCACCTTCACAGACATGATTGGTGATGTTGAAGTGGTTAACTACTGCCACTTAAGTACAGTAAGAAGCTTGCATCTTATTGTTGATACCCCGCAAGGCAAGATGTCAGTGTTTATCGTGCCCGAGCGCAGTGATGTAAGAGTACCGGCTGAGTTCGAAGATAAGCAATACCATGGCGAAAGCATAAAAATGCATCACGCTAATATTATGGTGGTGGGTAATAAAGGTGCTGACTTAACTGAAATGAAAAAAGCCGTTACTAACAGAATTCACTTTTCTGCTTAG
- a CDS encoding DUF885 domain-containing protein, with amino-acid sequence MKAPLLTLSPIAIAMLGLMACSPAPETSQTTQQPPPAVETESQTDSARVNAFFERTFEEDLKSSPMFQSYLGIKWDYDKWNDVSEEQKEKDIAKAKNRLETIESFDTTKLSEQEKLSLRLYKLGIERDLANDEFRHHSYVVHQFRAAHTQVPSFLINIHGVKSKEDAQAYISRLDNVSEYFKQVIEQMKLREQAGVFPPAWAYEQMIAASQNVVTGAPFDTSDTPSTIWEDFNAKVDSLELDDVEKTTLLGEAKAALVTSVMPAYKDFIQELEHQKTITPEGDGVWRLPDGDKWYQNRLNWFTTTDLTADEVHQIGLDNVERIHAAMRDIMKKVEFEGTLQEFFVFMREDEQFYLPATEAGRQQYLDDATKAIDDMREALPDYFGILPKAPMVVKRVEAFREQSAGKAFYQSPAQDGSRPGTYYANLYDMSAMPTYQLEALAYHEGIPGHHMQRAIAQELEGVPQFQKFLSFTAYTEGWGLYTEELAKDMGFYQDPYSDFGRLAMELWRACRLVVDTGIHAKKWSREEAVTYLVENTPNPKYDAQKAIERYIAMPGQATAYMIGKLKIMELREKAMTELGDNFDWAGFHDEVLKHGPVPLSILEENINTWIASKKAS; translated from the coding sequence ATGAAAGCACCACTACTCACGTTATCCCCCATTGCTATTGCAATGCTTGGGCTAATGGCTTGTTCACCCGCACCTGAAACAAGCCAAACCACTCAACAACCGCCGCCAGCAGTAGAAACTGAAAGCCAAACTGATTCAGCACGAGTTAATGCTTTTTTTGAACGCACTTTCGAAGAAGATCTTAAAAGCTCGCCTATGTTTCAAAGCTACCTAGGCATTAAGTGGGACTATGATAAGTGGAATGATGTTTCAGAAGAGCAAAAAGAAAAAGACATTGCCAAAGCAAAAAATCGCCTTGAAACTATTGAAAGTTTCGATACGACTAAGCTGAGCGAGCAAGAAAAATTAAGCCTTCGTTTGTATAAATTGGGTATTGAAAGAGATCTAGCTAACGATGAATTTCGTCATCACAGCTATGTAGTACACCAATTTCGTGCCGCCCATACCCAAGTGCCTAGTTTCTTAATTAATATTCATGGTGTAAAAAGCAAAGAAGACGCCCAAGCCTACATTAGCCGTTTAGACAATGTGAGCGAGTATTTCAAACAAGTTATCGAGCAGATGAAGCTACGTGAGCAAGCAGGCGTATTTCCCCCAGCTTGGGCTTATGAGCAAATGATTGCTGCATCACAAAATGTAGTTACTGGCGCGCCCTTTGATACCAGTGATACACCTTCAACCATTTGGGAAGACTTCAACGCCAAGGTAGATAGCCTTGAGCTTGATGATGTAGAGAAAACCACCCTACTTGGTGAAGCAAAAGCCGCGCTAGTCACGTCAGTAATGCCGGCTTACAAAGACTTTATACAAGAATTAGAACATCAGAAAACCATTACCCCTGAAGGTGACGGTGTATGGCGCTTGCCTGATGGCGACAAGTGGTATCAAAACCGCTTAAACTGGTTTACTACCACCGATTTAACCGCTGATGAAGTGCATCAGATAGGCCTTGATAATGTTGAGCGTATCCATGCTGCTATGCGCGACATTATGAAAAAGGTGGAGTTTGAGGGTACGTTGCAAGAATTCTTCGTTTTCATGCGTGAAGATGAGCAATTTTATCTTCCAGCAACCGAAGCCGGACGTCAGCAATACTTAGATGACGCCACGAAAGCTATTGATGATATGCGCGAAGCACTGCCAGATTACTTCGGTATTCTTCCTAAAGCCCCTATGGTGGTTAAACGTGTTGAGGCGTTTCGTGAGCAATCAGCAGGAAAAGCTTTTTACCAAAGCCCTGCGCAAGATGGCAGCCGCCCAGGTACCTACTACGCAAACCTTTACGACATGAGCGCAATGCCAACCTATCAACTAGAGGCTTTGGCTTACCATGAAGGTATTCCAGGCCACCATATGCAGCGCGCAATAGCACAAGAACTCGAAGGCGTACCTCAGTTCCAAAAATTCCTAAGCTTTACGGCTTACACCGAGGGTTGGGGACTGTATACCGAAGAGCTTGCTAAAGATATGGGCTTCTATCAAGACCCTTACTCTGATTTTGGTCGACTCGCGATGGAACTATGGCGTGCATGCCGATTGGTTGTTGATACCGGTATTCATGCTAAGAAGTGGAGCCGTGAAGAAGCTGTAACCTATTTAGTTGAAAATACCCCTAACCCTAAATACGATGCGCAAAAAGCCATTGAGCGTTATATCGCTATGCCAGGTCAAGCAACAGCCTATATGATAGGTAAGCTTAAAATCATGGAACTGAGAGAAAAGGCCATGACTGAGTTAGGTGATAACTTTGACTGGGCCGGTTTCCATGATGAAGTGCTTAAGCACGGTCCTGTTCCACTTTCAATCTTAGAAGAAAATATTAATACCTGGATAGCCAGTAAGAAAGCTAGCTAG
- a CDS encoding vWA domain-containing protein, with protein MEDFITNFHFLRPEWFIALIPALILYIALKRNTSKKSGWQSVIPSHLYQHMVVGKFTKGQKPPFWLLALGWLLGVVALAGPTWERLPQPVYQLKMGHVIVMDMSLSMRATDITPDRLTRAKYKAIDLVNQIGEGEMGLVAYAGDAFVVSPLTQDAANITTLLPSLSPEIMPVPGSDPLLGVETAAELLTNAGYSKGMIYWITDGVDLRQQQELQEYVADMPFTLNALAVGTDDGAPIRQITGELLKDRSGAIVIPKLNSSAVNAVVRASGGKFSEITTNDDDITSLASLSLLDRDGESEEDASNAEGDQWREFGPYLLLALLPLMALGFRRGLVFAVIAAIYMPMSSESVMAQSVTQETPSESSTSSSVSWWKKPFLNANQEGLANYSDKAFDQAATTFEDPAWRGAAHYKAGDYEQALAAYQQQGGIEGLYNQGNTLARLGKLDEAIAKYDEVLKQDPNYQDAAANKALLEQLKQQQEEQEQQNQENQQSNDSENQQDSGEGENQEGSDNSNQDSQNNDGSNSENTSEENGEQNASDNQNANDENASQSDPQSSQNEGGEQDDSQNQNASDAQDGANGEENDKEDAGAPQNTGNEEGTDEAQQESDAAMAQAGEMTDAEKEQQQRLENLMRRVPDDPAFLLKRKMQLEAQKRQRQRMPSNRSDW; from the coding sequence ATGGAAGACTTTATTACCAATTTCCACTTTTTGCGACCTGAGTGGTTTATAGCGCTGATACCCGCACTTATTCTTTATATAGCCCTTAAGCGAAATACGTCGAAAAAGTCGGGCTGGCAATCGGTTATTCCCTCACATTTATATCAGCATATGGTGGTAGGGAAATTTACGAAAGGGCAGAAGCCTCCATTCTGGTTGCTTGCATTAGGATGGTTGCTTGGTGTTGTTGCCCTAGCTGGGCCCACATGGGAGCGCCTTCCCCAACCGGTTTATCAACTGAAAATGGGCCATGTCATAGTGATGGACATGTCGTTGTCGATGCGCGCTACTGACATTACCCCAGACCGACTTACTCGAGCCAAATACAAAGCCATTGATCTTGTAAACCAAATAGGTGAAGGCGAAATGGGTTTGGTGGCTTATGCGGGTGATGCATTTGTAGTGAGCCCGCTTACCCAAGATGCCGCTAACATAACGACACTCTTACCCAGTTTGTCACCCGAAATTATGCCTGTCCCTGGCAGCGACCCATTGTTAGGTGTTGAAACCGCTGCTGAGTTGTTAACGAACGCGGGTTACAGTAAAGGTATGATTTACTGGATAACCGATGGTGTCGATTTACGCCAACAACAAGAACTACAAGAATACGTTGCTGACATGCCTTTTACGTTGAACGCTCTTGCTGTAGGAACAGATGACGGTGCTCCTATCAGGCAAATAACTGGTGAATTACTAAAAGATAGAAGTGGCGCTATTGTGATACCTAAACTTAATAGCAGTGCAGTAAATGCAGTTGTCCGTGCTAGCGGCGGTAAATTTAGTGAAATTACCACCAATGATGACGATATTACTTCACTCGCTTCCTTGTCGTTACTCGATAGAGACGGTGAATCAGAGGAAGATGCGAGTAATGCAGAAGGCGACCAATGGCGCGAGTTTGGCCCCTACCTTTTATTGGCTCTGCTTCCGCTAATGGCGCTTGGATTTAGGCGCGGATTAGTGTTTGCTGTTATAGCGGCTATCTATATGCCGATGAGCAGTGAATCAGTGATGGCGCAATCTGTTACCCAAGAGACGCCGTCAGAGAGTTCGACGTCCTCCTCTGTATCTTGGTGGAAAAAGCCATTTTTAAATGCCAATCAAGAAGGCTTGGCAAACTACTCAGATAAGGCCTTTGATCAAGCCGCGACTACATTTGAAGACCCTGCTTGGCGAGGTGCGGCGCATTACAAGGCTGGTGACTACGAACAAGCACTGGCCGCTTATCAACAACAAGGTGGTATTGAAGGTTTGTATAACCAAGGCAATACACTGGCTCGTTTAGGCAAGCTAGATGAAGCCATCGCCAAATATGATGAAGTACTAAAGCAAGACCCTAACTATCAAGATGCTGCAGCAAATAAAGCCTTATTGGAACAATTGAAACAGCAGCAAGAAGAACAGGAACAGCAAAACCAAGAAAACCAGCAATCAAATGACAGTGAAAACCAACAAGATTCTGGCGAAGGTGAAAATCAAGAAGGTAGCGACAATAGTAATCAAGATAGCCAAAATAATGATGGTTCAAACAGTGAAAATACATCTGAAGAAAATGGTGAGCAGAACGCATCTGATAACCAGAATGCTAACGATGAAAATGCCAGTCAAAGTGATCCCCAGTCTTCACAAAATGAAGGGGGTGAACAAGATGATAGCCAGAACCAAAATGCGTCGGATGCGCAAGATGGTGCCAACGGTGAAGAAAACGATAAAGAAGACGCAGGTGCCCCGCAAAATACTGGGAATGAAGAAGGTACTGATGAAGCCCAGCAAGAAAGTGATGCCGCCATGGCGCAAGCTGGCGAGATGACAGATGCTGAAAAAGAACAACAGCAACGTCTTGAAAATTTAATGCGCAGAGTACCAGATGACCCCGCGTTCTTACTAAAACGAAAAATGCAATTAGAAGCGCAAAAGCGCCAAAGACAACGCATGCCTTCAAATCGGAGTGATTGGTAG